A stretch of the Bacillus sp. B-jedd genome encodes the following:
- a CDS encoding alpha/beta fold hydrolase, producing MIAEINGCKIYYEVHGNENGHPIFFIHGGPGLGDCRADVATFAPLGEHFRLVFIDMRGSGRSEEKPPYTHEQWTDDIDQLRQLLGFDKITIHGSSYGGFISLEYALKYQCHLEHAFLNVTSANNDHHYAAIENAMNSNLPGIDRDMLDRLFNGRVSSNEEFKEMYTAILPLYAAVEFDPVAAQKKLDSIHYHYATHNAAFSENLPAYDVRSRLGEIQVPVMVTGGRLDWIVPADNAEEIAAGISKSKLVIFEKNGHSLVREESAKYIALVREFINEHTGRKEELHNV from the coding sequence ATGATTGCTGAGATTAATGGCTGTAAGATATATTACGAAGTTCACGGTAATGAAAACGGACATCCGATTTTCTTTATTCACGGCGGACCGGGGCTGGGGGATTGCCGCGCTGATGTAGCGACATTTGCTCCGCTTGGAGAACATTTCCGGCTTGTTTTCATCGACATGAGAGGTTCGGGCAGATCAGAGGAGAAACCGCCCTATACCCATGAACAATGGACCGATGATATTGACCAGTTACGACAATTACTTGGATTTGATAAAATCACCATCCATGGCTCCTCGTATGGTGGGTTCATATCGCTGGAATATGCGTTAAAGTACCAGTGCCATCTAGAACATGCCTTCTTGAATGTCACTTCTGCAAACAATGACCATCATTACGCAGCCATCGAGAATGCAATGAATAGCAATCTTCCTGGAATTGACAGGGATATGCTCGACCGGCTTTTTAATGGAAGAGTTTCTTCCAACGAGGAGTTCAAAGAGATGTATACAGCGATTTTGCCATTGTATGCAGCCGTTGAATTTGATCCCGTCGCAGCGCAAAAGAAGCTGGATTCCATTCATTATCATTACGCTACGCACAATGCAGCCTTCAGCGAAAACCTGCCTGCCTATGATGTGCGGAGCAGACTGGGGGAAATCCAAGTCCCGGTCATGGTTACCGGCGGACGGCTTGACTGGATTGTCCCGGCTGATAATGCTGAGGAAATTGCAGCGGGAATTTCGAAATCTAAACTGGTCATTTTTGAAAAGAACGGCCATTCCCTCGTCCGGGAAGAAAGTGCCAAGTATATTGCGCTAGTCAGAGAGTTTATTAATGAGCATACGGGCCGGAAGGAGGAACTACATAATGTATAA
- a CDS encoding ABC transporter ATP-binding protein, which translates to MQPILEVKNVTTGFHTDNGVVRAVENISFTVNPSETVCIVGESGSGKSVMSLTALRLIDYDNGKVLEGEILFNGENLLKKSPEEMRKIRGGEIAMIFQEPMTALNPVFTIGKQITEAVMLHKNCSKEAAMKRAKELLTLVGISEPEIRLKQYPHELSGGMRQRVMIAVALSCEPKLLIADEPTTALDVTIQAQILNLLQELKERLNMAIILITHDIGVAAQLADKIVVMYAGKVVEEGSVYEIFDKPKHPYTLGLLSSIPTIDGDRSQRLTSIKGSIPSLMEMPEGCRFNPRCSFATERCAVDDPVLESIGTRKIACWNHGKVMADFKLSV; encoded by the coding sequence ATGCAGCCTATATTGGAAGTTAAAAATGTTACGACAGGATTCCATACGGATAATGGGGTTGTCAGGGCAGTAGAAAACATATCCTTCACTGTGAATCCGAGTGAAACGGTATGTATAGTAGGCGAGTCAGGCAGCGGCAAAAGTGTGATGTCGTTGACAGCTTTGCGTTTGATTGACTATGACAATGGGAAGGTCCTTGAGGGGGAAATCCTCTTTAATGGAGAGAACCTGCTGAAGAAAAGCCCTGAAGAAATGCGGAAGATACGCGGCGGGGAAATCGCGATGATTTTCCAGGAGCCGATGACAGCTTTGAATCCGGTGTTTACCATTGGCAAACAAATTACCGAAGCCGTTATGTTGCATAAAAATTGTTCTAAAGAAGCAGCGATGAAACGGGCAAAGGAATTGCTCACATTGGTCGGCATATCTGAACCGGAAATCCGGCTGAAACAGTATCCGCATGAATTGTCTGGAGGCATGAGGCAGAGGGTGATGATAGCGGTGGCCTTATCCTGCGAACCTAAGCTTTTGATTGCCGATGAACCGACTACTGCCCTTGATGTCACCATTCAGGCGCAAATCCTGAATCTGCTTCAGGAACTGAAGGAACGCCTGAATATGGCGATTATTCTCATCACCCATGATATTGGGGTTGCGGCACAGCTTGCTGATAAGATTGTTGTCATGTATGCAGGAAAGGTTGTCGAGGAAGGCTCGGTGTATGAGATTTTCGACAAGCCGAAGCATCCATATACACTCGGGCTCCTATCTTCGATTCCGACGATTGACGGTGACCGCAGCCAAAGACTGACATCCATTAAGGGCAGTATCCCTAGCTTGATGGAAATGCCCGAGGGCTGCCGATTCAATCCAAGGTGCTCTTTCGCGACAGAGCGCTGTGCTGTTGACGATCCTGTTCTGGAATCGATTGGGACAAGGAAGATTGCTTGCTGGAACCATGGAAAGGTAATGGCAGATTTTAAATTGTCTGTTTGA
- a CDS encoding ABC transporter permease produces the protein MVNFIINRLWQSVILMLIVTAITFFLINLAPGGPASLMRMDATAEEREALTKQMGLDQPVIVRYGKWLAESLQGNFGQSLTSGQPVIQRVGERFPHTVELAIYTLIFSVAAGVVLGIISAIRRNSAADYSINFFSAIGLSVPAFWLAIMLIYLFSVVLQWLPSSGVGDGTGAQKWKYLIMPVLILSTTTLPTIVRFTRSSMLEVISQNFVRTARAKGAKERTVIYSHALRNALIPVVTIIGVLIPRLLGGAVITETVFGWPGMGRLIVEAAQGRDYNLVMGVTVIVTFIVIVSNFLVDIVYSRIDPRVKNF, from the coding sequence ATGGTCAATTTCATCATCAATCGCCTATGGCAAAGTGTTATTTTGATGCTGATCGTCACGGCGATAACATTCTTCTTAATCAACCTCGCACCGGGAGGTCCGGCTTCCTTGATGAGGATGGACGCTACGGCTGAAGAGAGGGAAGCCTTGACAAAACAGATGGGGCTCGACCAACCGGTAATCGTCCGTTACGGCAAATGGCTAGCAGAATCACTGCAGGGGAACTTCGGCCAATCGCTGACAAGCGGACAGCCAGTCATCCAACGGGTAGGAGAACGATTTCCGCATACAGTCGAGCTGGCTATTTATACGCTTATCTTTTCGGTGGCAGCCGGGGTCGTTCTGGGAATCATTTCTGCAATTCGGCGCAATAGCGCCGCAGATTATTCAATAAACTTCTTTTCAGCTATCGGGCTGTCGGTTCCCGCATTCTGGCTGGCTATTATGCTGATTTACTTGTTCTCCGTTGTCCTCCAATGGCTTCCTTCGTCCGGAGTCGGAGACGGCACAGGAGCGCAGAAGTGGAAATATCTAATTATGCCGGTATTAATTTTATCAACAACAACCCTGCCGACGATTGTAAGGTTTACAAGGTCTTCCATGCTAGAGGTTATCTCACAGAATTTTGTGCGGACCGCCCGGGCAAAAGGTGCAAAGGAAAGGACTGTTATCTATTCGCATGCATTGCGGAATGCACTCATTCCAGTCGTGACAATTATTGGGGTGCTTATTCCACGCCTTCTTGGCGGTGCTGTCATTACTGAAACAGTGTTCGGCTGGCCCGGAATGGGCAGGCTTATTGTAGAGGCAGCCCAGGGACGTGACTACAACCTTGTCATGGGTGTGACTGTTATTGTTACCTTTATTGTCATCGTTTCAAACTTCCTGGTCGATATTGTGTATTCCAGGATTGATCCCCGTGTCAAAAACTTTTAA
- a CDS encoding dipeptidase: MSETVQKVQTKTKPYNGYKSFQYLEPGEDYKPYKLAKEIGRVEPFTYPLSEEQEKEVQVILEDELIISLHEHTFVCPENVGEIFEFRRQGRDWTGYEGLSVSGLDVVFENYMDGTAMITSNAGWKWNDVIHDLGIRYSDFAHQDLVIRADTIEDIYRSKREGKIAFVTSLESATQIENEIDRVDVLYGLGVRVMGIAYSEANALGSGLKEKNDSGLTVFGHKVVKRMNKLGMTIDVSHCGDKTAMDVIEASEKPIFITHVGSRALWNTNRMKPDYVFEACAAKGGVIGIEAAPHTTLTANHPEHSIESVMEHFEHVVKLVGIDHVAFGLDTLYGDHVGLHHVFANALSIGESHAGVDFEEVSYVKGLENPSEAYPNVVRWLVNKGYSREDIRKVMGENIMRVLKETWVK; this comes from the coding sequence ATGTCAGAAACTGTACAAAAAGTTCAAACGAAAACAAAACCATACAACGGGTATAAGTCGTTCCAGTACCTTGAACCTGGGGAGGATTACAAGCCATACAAGCTGGCGAAGGAAATCGGCCGGGTTGAACCGTTCACTTATCCCCTTTCGGAGGAACAGGAAAAGGAAGTTCAGGTCATCCTTGAAGATGAATTAATTATTTCTCTTCATGAGCATACCTTTGTTTGTCCCGAGAATGTAGGGGAAATCTTCGAGTTTCGCCGCCAGGGCCGTGATTGGACTGGATATGAGGGTTTAAGTGTTTCCGGTCTGGATGTTGTTTTCGAAAACTATATGGATGGAACAGCGATGATTACCTCGAACGCGGGATGGAAATGGAACGATGTGATCCATGATCTTGGAATCCGCTATAGCGACTTTGCTCATCAAGACCTTGTAATCAGAGCCGACACAATTGAAGATATTTACCGCTCAAAACGTGAAGGCAAAATTGCATTTGTCACATCACTTGAGTCAGCAACACAAATCGAAAATGAAATCGACCGCGTCGATGTCCTGTACGGCCTAGGAGTCAGGGTGATGGGAATTGCCTACTCCGAAGCGAATGCTCTTGGTTCCGGCCTGAAGGAAAAGAACGATTCCGGACTGACAGTGTTCGGCCACAAAGTCGTAAAACGTATGAACAAGCTTGGCATGACCATTGATGTTTCCCACTGTGGTGATAAAACAGCAATGGATGTTATTGAAGCGAGTGAGAAACCAATCTTTATTACCCACGTTGGATCGAGGGCACTTTGGAATACCAACCGAATGAAACCTGATTATGTATTTGAAGCATGTGCTGCCAAAGGCGGAGTGATTGGTATTGAAGCGGCGCCGCATACAACACTGACTGCTAATCATCCGGAGCATTCAATCGAATCAGTCATGGAGCATTTCGAGCATGTTGTGAAGCTTGTTGGAATCGATCATGTCGCATTCGGTCTTGATACTCTATACGGAGACCATGTGGGTCTGCATCATGTATTTGCTAACGCCTTATCAATCGGTGAATCGCATGCCGGTGTTGATTTTGAAGAAGTGAGCTATGTGAAAGGGCTTGAAAATCCTTCTGAAGCCTATCCGAACGTTGTTCGTTGGCTTGTCAATAAAGGATACAGCCGCGAAGACATCAGGAAGGTCATGGGTGAAAACATCATGCGTGTCCTGAAGGAAACATGGGTGAAATAA
- a CDS encoding ABC transporter substrate-binding protein, producing MKRNWFKYVGVITIIFMLLISSACSSDEASSSTGKNSTGEPKKGGTVTSPIVGDPIFNPWHPNAYAESNVVNRIIFSGLTKPGKDNAPSPSLATEWSASEDGLVWTFKLREGVKWHDGEPFTAEDVAFTFNDIVLNKELGSNGASNYKAVDNVKVVNDHIVEFHLKNPWAALPAYLGFNSEIIPKHKFEGQNPWELTSFNKEKPVGTGPFKVGTYISGQSVELIPNEDFFGGAPHLDKFVYKILAEKNTHVAQALSNELDIFVLEDKASLERIKQSKNLEVLPSDANRYFWISLNQENPMFTDLKVRQAFLHAIDRQAIIDSVLKGFGKIADAAITPQLSTYYTDDVKRYDYDPAKAKALFEEAGWKDSNGDGILDKDGKPFKFEFDIGIQGDLEPIAQMVQQYLKEVGLDVKLNTLEWNAMIQKNIIERDFDMILNWWAYPADPDVYAQYHSSNAGKGNNIPGYKDAKLDELLVKGQQTSDPAARGEVYKEMQQYMAENLPYLYLWYPEEIQIRNKKLKGVPDMYFGGALHYVNEWYIQQ from the coding sequence ATGAAAAGAAATTGGTTTAAGTATGTTGGCGTTATAACAATAATTTTTATGCTGCTTATTTCATCTGCTTGCTCTTCCGATGAGGCATCAAGCAGCACAGGGAAAAACTCGACAGGGGAGCCGAAAAAAGGCGGGACCGTCACCTCTCCGATTGTAGGGGATCCCATTTTCAATCCTTGGCATCCGAACGCATATGCTGAATCGAATGTTGTCAATCGCATCATCTTTTCCGGTCTGACAAAGCCAGGAAAAGATAATGCTCCATCACCGAGCCTTGCCACCGAATGGAGCGCTTCTGAAGACGGCCTTGTATGGACGTTTAAGCTCCGTGAAGGAGTCAAATGGCATGACGGTGAACCGTTTACTGCAGAGGACGTTGCGTTCACCTTTAACGATATTGTCTTGAATAAAGAGTTGGGCTCAAATGGAGCTTCAAACTATAAAGCTGTTGATAATGTAAAAGTTGTTAATGACCATATAGTAGAATTTCATTTAAAAAACCCATGGGCAGCATTGCCTGCTTACCTTGGTTTCAATTCGGAAATTATTCCCAAGCATAAATTTGAGGGCCAAAATCCATGGGAACTTACTTCTTTTAATAAGGAAAAGCCTGTTGGAACCGGGCCGTTCAAGGTTGGTACGTATATTTCCGGACAAAGCGTCGAGCTTATCCCGAACGAAGATTTCTTCGGAGGCGCGCCACATCTTGATAAGTTTGTTTACAAAATCCTTGCTGAAAAGAATACCCATGTTGCCCAGGCACTGAGCAATGAGCTTGATATCTTTGTACTTGAAGATAAGGCTTCTCTGGAGCGGATTAAGCAATCGAAAAACCTTGAAGTGCTGCCTTCCGACGCAAACAGGTATTTCTGGATTTCCTTAAACCAGGAGAATCCCATGTTCACAGACCTTAAAGTTCGACAGGCATTCTTACATGCCATTGACCGCCAGGCGATTATTGACTCGGTCTTAAAAGGCTTCGGTAAAATCGCTGATGCAGCGATCACGCCGCAATTGAGCACCTATTATACTGATGATGTAAAGCGGTATGATTACGACCCGGCAAAGGCAAAGGCCCTATTTGAAGAAGCCGGCTGGAAAGATTCAAATGGCGATGGCATCCTTGACAAAGATGGAAAACCATTCAAGTTTGAATTTGACATCGGTATTCAAGGCGACCTTGAACCTATAGCTCAAATGGTTCAGCAGTATCTGAAGGAAGTTGGACTTGATGTGAAGCTGAACACACTTGAGTGGAATGCGATGATTCAGAAGAATATTATTGAACGCGACTTTGACATGATTCTGAACTGGTGGGCATACCCAGCAGATCCGGATGTTTACGCGCAGTACCATTCCTCCAATGCTGGCAAAGGTAATAATATACCGGGTTATAAGGATGCTAAGCTTGACGAGTTACTTGTAAAAGGTCAGCAGACAAGCGACCCTGCCGCGCGTGGCGAGGTCTATAAGGAAATGCAACAATATATGGCTGAAAATTTGCCATATCTGTACCTCTGGTACCCTGAAGAAATCCAAATCCGCAACAAGAAGCTGAAAGGCGTACCTGACATGTACTTCGGCGGAGCCCTGCACTATGTCAACGAGTGGTATATTCAACAATAA
- a CDS encoding ABC transporter permease has product MSSIPVHNSGDVIVNKSRPRVKRRSVLSRLLQNKIALIALIFLLLVHLMVFLGPIFWTISPEKINPAATLAPWTAQHPLGTDDLGRDVLSRMLHGGRITLLVGFTAMVVTILVGGIVGAFAGYFGRWIEAILMRVTEALMAIPNFFLALVALTVLGKSPVMIVLVIAFTSWMEIARVVYGETMKWKAQEFVEASVASGATHLRTLFAHVIPQVIPTIIVSCTLGIAWSILTESAISYLGLGIQPPTPTWGNMLQNAQQYIWTAPVLGVLPGLAITLVVLAYNFLGDGLRDALDPKHIKK; this is encoded by the coding sequence TTGTCATCAATCCCTGTACATAATTCAGGCGACGTGATTGTCAACAAAAGCAGGCCAAGGGTTAAAAGGAGAAGCGTCCTATCCCGTCTCCTGCAAAATAAGATTGCCCTTATAGCACTTATTTTTTTATTGTTAGTTCATTTGATGGTATTCCTTGGTCCGATCTTTTGGACGATCAGCCCGGAAAAAATTAACCCTGCTGCTACCTTAGCGCCTTGGACAGCTCAACATCCGTTAGGAACAGACGACCTTGGCAGGGATGTTCTGAGCCGGATGCTTCACGGCGGCAGAATTACACTGCTTGTTGGTTTTACCGCAATGGTTGTGACGATTTTGGTAGGAGGGATTGTCGGGGCGTTTGCCGGATACTTTGGCCGTTGGATTGAGGCTATCTTGATGCGCGTAACGGAAGCGTTAATGGCAATCCCGAACTTTTTCCTTGCCCTTGTGGCTTTGACTGTATTAGGAAAAAGCCCTGTTATGATTGTCCTCGTTATTGCATTCACGTCATGGATGGAAATCGCCAGGGTCGTATATGGAGAAACAATGAAATGGAAGGCGCAGGAGTTTGTGGAAGCTTCAGTTGCGTCAGGCGCAACTCATTTACGGACCCTTTTTGCCCATGTCATTCCACAGGTTATCCCGACCATCATAGTTTCCTGTACACTCGGAATTGCCTGGTCCATTTTGACCGAAAGTGCGATCAGTTATCTTGGATTGGGCATCCAGCCTCCGACCCCGACTTGGGGAAATATGCTGCAAAATGCACAGCAATATATTTGGACCGCCCCGGTTCTTGGCGTCCTGCCTGGGCTGGCAATCACCTTGGTCGTTCTGGCTTATAACTTTCTTGGCGATGGGCTTAGAGATGCGCTTGATCCAAAGCATATTAAAAAATAA
- a CDS encoding alpha/beta fold hydrolase produces the protein MYKTINGCKIYYEVHGKEDGEAIFFIHGGPGMGDCRGDIKAFSSLGDEYKLVFLDMRGSGRSEEKPPYTHEQWTADIEGLRKQLGLGKIKMLGGSYGGFLTLEYALRYGENLTHIILRDTAPSCNYNDESTERALKSNLPGINEDMLNRLFCGQVRSDEEFKEMFAAIQPLYTVKWDEEKAKQRLDSIFFHYETHNYAFSVNQPAYNITERLKTIQVPVLVTVGRHDWITPVVASEDIHRELPNSKLVIFENSGHSPHLEENDEYVKLVREFISVEINVAETEITGV, from the coding sequence ATGTATAAAACAATCAATGGCTGTAAGATTTATTACGAGGTTCACGGAAAAGAGGATGGCGAGGCGATTTTTTTCATCCATGGCGGTCCTGGGATGGGCGACTGCCGGGGTGATATCAAGGCATTTTCCTCACTTGGGGATGAATACAAGCTTGTCTTCCTTGATATGAGGGGCTCCGGACGCTCTGAGGAAAAGCCGCCATATACCCATGAACAATGGACAGCAGACATCGAGGGGCTTAGAAAACAGTTGGGCCTCGGAAAAATAAAAATGCTTGGCGGCTCTTATGGTGGATTTCTGACACTTGAGTATGCTTTGCGCTATGGAGAAAATCTCACCCATATCATTTTGCGGGATACAGCCCCAAGCTGCAATTACAATGACGAATCCACCGAGCGGGCATTAAAGAGCAACTTGCCTGGAATCAATGAAGATATGCTGAATCGCCTGTTCTGTGGCCAGGTCCGCTCCGATGAGGAATTCAAGGAAATGTTCGCAGCCATCCAGCCGCTGTACACTGTCAAATGGGATGAGGAAAAAGCAAAACAGCGCCTTGATTCAATTTTCTTCCATTATGAAACTCATAACTACGCTTTTAGCGTAAACCAACCGGCATACAACATTACCGAAAGGTTAAAAACTATTCAGGTGCCGGTACTCGTGACAGTCGGCAGACACGACTGGATCACTCCAGTTGTCGCCTCCGAAGACATTCACAGAGAACTCCCTAACTCAAAGCTTGTCATCTTTGAAAACAGCGGCCACTCTCCGCATCTTGAGGAAAATGACGAGTATGTAAAGCTAGTTAGAGAGTTTATAAGTGTGGAGATCAATGTTGCTGAGACTGAAATAACAGGTGTTTAA
- a CDS encoding ABC transporter ATP-binding protein, producing the protein MTTEIAEEKPIAKPKTDSDVLVEVENLKKYFPIKQGILKKAVGNVKAVDDVSFTIRKGETFGLVGESGSGKSTLGRTMLRLQEPTDGKVLFEGQDLGTLSVKKLREIRREMQIIFQDPFGSLNPRFTIGEIIGEMFKVHHIGTGKEREDKVRELLELVGIDPNRIHYYPHEFSGGQRQRVGIARAIALNPKFILADEAVSALDVSVQAQVINLLKDLQDKLDLTYLFIAHGLNVVRYISTRVGVMYLGSLVEVAETDELFTHPAHPYTQALISTNPVPNPYKRKSPILLKGEIPSPANPPSGCKFHTRCPLATERCKKEVPLLREVGSGHLAACHYPL; encoded by the coding sequence TTGACTACTGAAATTGCTGAAGAAAAACCTATTGCCAAACCAAAAACGGATTCAGACGTTCTTGTTGAAGTTGAAAATCTGAAAAAGTATTTCCCTATTAAACAAGGAATTCTGAAAAAGGCGGTCGGCAATGTAAAGGCTGTTGACGACGTTTCATTTACCATTCGCAAGGGGGAAACCTTCGGGCTTGTCGGGGAGTCTGGTTCGGGAAAATCGACGTTAGGGAGGACGATGCTTCGACTCCAGGAACCGACGGATGGAAAGGTTTTGTTTGAGGGCCAGGATCTTGGCACCCTTTCGGTAAAGAAGCTGCGGGAAATCCGCCGTGAAATGCAAATCATTTTTCAGGACCCATTCGGATCTCTGAACCCGCGCTTTACAATTGGTGAAATTATTGGAGAGATGTTTAAGGTCCATCATATTGGCACCGGCAAGGAAAGAGAGGATAAAGTACGCGAACTCCTTGAGCTGGTTGGGATCGACCCGAACCGGATTCATTATTATCCCCATGAATTTTCCGGAGGACAGCGGCAGCGGGTCGGGATTGCAAGGGCAATTGCCCTCAATCCAAAATTCATTCTGGCTGATGAAGCCGTTTCCGCATTAGATGTCTCGGTACAAGCGCAGGTCATCAATTTGCTGAAGGATCTTCAGGATAAGCTTGATCTGACGTATTTATTCATTGCTCATGGCCTGAATGTTGTCCGCTACATATCGACAAGGGTCGGGGTCATGTATTTGGGAAGCCTTGTGGAAGTAGCCGAGACGGATGAATTATTCACTCATCCGGCCCATCCATATACCCAGGCGCTAATATCCACCAACCCTGTTCCCAATCCGTATAAGCGTAAGAGTCCAATCTTATTGAAGGGGGAAATTCCATCGCCTGCCAACCCTCCTTCGGGATGTAAATTCCATACACGCTGTCCGCTTGCTACTGAACGGTGTAAAAAAGAGGTTCCGCTATTAAGAGAGGTTGGGTCTGGTCACTTGGCTGCCTGCCATTACCCACTGTAA
- a CDS encoding helix-turn-helix domain-containing protein has protein sequence MDEICIRIKELRTRKGLTLKELADMTDLSVSFLSQIERGTTSLAINSLRKIAEAFEVDIIYFFEKQKKEKYVVRKHEQTPYEVKGLESIYHRLNGEFPNRSLAPFIIKLRPKIKGKQKFNYYGEEFYYVLKGTVIFTVGEEEYIVEEGDSIHFPSNVPHFGENPLDVETVLLCVITPVIF, from the coding sequence ATGGATGAGATTTGTATTCGTATAAAAGAACTTAGAACCCGCAAGGGCCTGACGTTGAAAGAACTTGCTGATATGACAGATTTATCTGTTAGTTTTCTATCCCAGATTGAACGCGGAACGACTTCACTGGCCATCAACTCGTTAAGAAAGATCGCTGAGGCTTTTGAGGTTGATATTATTTATTTCTTTGAGAAACAAAAGAAAGAAAAATATGTGGTTAGGAAGCACGAACAAACTCCTTATGAAGTAAAGGGCCTCGAGTCGATTTATCATCGGCTGAACGGGGAGTTTCCCAATCGTTCATTGGCCCCTTTCATTATCAAGCTAAGGCCTAAAATTAAAGGAAAGCAAAAATTTAATTACTATGGGGAGGAGTTTTATTATGTCTTGAAAGGAACAGTGATTTTTACGGTTGGTGAGGAGGAATACATTGTCGAGGAAGGGGATTCCATCCATTTCCCTTCCAATGTACCGCACTTTGGAGAAAATCCTCTTGATGTGGAAACGGTCCTGCTGTGTGTGATAACGCCAGTAATATTCTAA